Proteins encoded in a region of the Paramagnetospirillum magneticum AMB-1 genome:
- a CDS encoding TonB-dependent receptor, translating into MTCHAIHRGGRRHGRVRLFATTFLTSVLASGVAPVLAEDIPEVVITAPRLSIPADARLDAAGDTAKLLSRTPGLNLISNGGVSSLPDIHGLGDDRLKILVDGMETTSACSNHMNPPLSYIDSSRVEKVEVWSGITPVSAGGDNIGGVISVKSAPPVFAGPGEGYAVGGRLSAFYKSVNDGVGASVALHGANGTFSLGYDGSWAMGRDYYAGGDHRAVLSTLYEARNHALTFGARHEGHLLVLEAGQHDIPYQGFSNQRMDMTGNRGVHGNGRYEGEFAWGKLEARGYWQQVKHAMDQIGGEKNGKMPMRTDAIDLGYAVKGDIRVSDGKTIRVGQELHRFLLDDWWPPVAGSMSMAPNTFKSINGGSRDVISAFAEWEEKWAPQWTTLLGVRSDTVLMDTGNVAGYVTTGTEAANAAAFNAKNHAKTDFNFDLTALVRFEPNAISTNEFGYARKSRSPNLYERYSWSTTSMDSSMINWFGDANGYVGDPGLRPEVAHTVSTSFALHDSGRKEWAAKVTPYFTYIADYIGVDWVSNSTTRSSVFPLLKFANHDAMMSGVDVSGSTFLARETGYGDFKVSGMIGWLHGEMVNTGKAMYHVMPINGKAALEHGWGGWTNAVEAQLVGTKAGVDPLRREPKTPGYALLNLRSGYEWENFLLNLGIDNVFDKRYYHPLGGVDYSEWRRHSLTGQVGALPAPGRSFNAGVTVKF; encoded by the coding sequence ATGACCTGCCACGCGATTCATCGTGGCGGACGTCGGCACGGCCGCGTCCGTCTGTTTGCCACGACCTTCCTGACCTCCGTCCTTGCCTCCGGGGTGGCCCCCGTCCTGGCCGAGGACATCCCCGAGGTGGTGATCACCGCGCCGCGCCTCAGCATTCCGGCCGACGCCAGGCTGGATGCCGCCGGGGATACCGCCAAGCTGCTGTCGCGCACCCCCGGCCTCAACCTGATCTCCAACGGCGGCGTCTCCAGCCTGCCCGACATCCACGGCCTGGGCGACGACCGGCTGAAGATCCTGGTGGACGGCATGGAGACCACCTCCGCCTGCTCCAACCACATGAACCCGCCGCTGTCCTATATCGATTCCTCCCGGGTCGAGAAGGTCGAGGTGTGGAGCGGCATCACCCCGGTCAGCGCCGGCGGCGACAATATCGGTGGCGTTATTTCCGTGAAGTCGGCGCCGCCGGTCTTCGCCGGGCCGGGCGAGGGCTACGCGGTGGGAGGACGGCTGTCGGCCTTCTATAAGAGCGTCAACGACGGCGTGGGCGCCTCCGTCGCCCTGCACGGCGCCAACGGGACCTTCAGCCTGGGCTATGACGGGTCCTGGGCCATGGGCCGCGACTACTATGCCGGCGGCGATCACCGGGCGGTGTTGTCCACCCTGTACGAGGCCCGCAACCACGCCCTGACCTTCGGCGCCCGGCACGAGGGGCACCTGCTGGTGCTCGAAGCCGGTCAGCACGACATTCCCTATCAGGGCTTTTCCAACCAGCGCATGGACATGACCGGGAACCGGGGCGTTCACGGCAATGGCCGGTACGAGGGCGAGTTCGCCTGGGGCAAGCTGGAGGCCCGGGGCTACTGGCAGCAGGTTAAACATGCCATGGACCAGATCGGCGGCGAGAAGAACGGCAAGATGCCCATGCGCACCGACGCCATCGACCTCGGCTACGCCGTCAAGGGCGACATCAGGGTCTCCGACGGCAAGACCATCCGGGTGGGGCAGGAGCTCCACCGCTTCCTGCTCGACGATTGGTGGCCGCCGGTGGCGGGCAGCATGTCCATGGCGCCGAATACCTTCAAATCCATCAATGGCGGCAGCCGCGACGTGATCAGCGCCTTCGCCGAGTGGGAGGAGAAGTGGGCGCCGCAATGGACTACCCTGCTGGGCGTGCGCAGCGATACCGTTCTGATGGATACCGGCAACGTGGCCGGCTATGTCACGACCGGCACCGAGGCCGCCAATGCGGCGGCCTTCAACGCCAAGAACCACGCCAAGACCGACTTCAACTTCGACCTCACCGCCCTGGTGCGCTTCGAGCCCAATGCGATCAGCACCAACGAGTTCGGCTATGCCAGGAAGTCCCGCTCTCCCAATCTTTACGAGCGCTATTCCTGGTCGACCACATCCATGGACAGCTCGATGATCAACTGGTTCGGCGACGCCAACGGCTATGTGGGCGATCCCGGCCTGCGGCCCGAGGTGGCGCATACGGTCAGTACCTCGTTTGCCCTGCATGATTCCGGCCGCAAGGAATGGGCGGCCAAGGTGACGCCCTATTTCACCTATATCGCCGACTATATCGGCGTCGATTGGGTCAGTAACTCCACCACGCGAAGCTCGGTCTTTCCGCTGCTGAAATTCGCCAACCATGACGCCATGATGTCGGGCGTGGATGTCTCGGGCAGCACCTTCCTGGCCCGCGAGACCGGCTATGGCGATTTCAAGGTGTCGGGCATGATCGGCTGGCTGCACGGCGAGATGGTCAATACCGGCAAGGCCATGTATCACGTCATGCCCATCAACGGCAAAGCCGCCCTCGAGCACGGCTGGGGCGGCTGGACCAATGCGGTCGAAGCCCAGTTGGTGGGAACCAAGGCCGGGGTCGATCCGCTCCGCCGCGAGCCCAAGACGCCGGGCTACGCCCTGCTCAACCTGCGCAGCGGCTATGAGTGGGAGAATTTCCTGCTCAATCTCGGCATCGATAACGTCTTCGACAAGCGTTACTACCACCCGTTGGGCGGCGTCGATTACTCCGAATGGAGGCGGCACAGCCTCACCGGCCAGGTGGGCGCCCTGCCGGCGCCGGGCCGGTCGTTCAACGCCGGGGTGACGGTGAAATTCTGA
- a CDS encoding histidine phosphatase family protein, producing MSSHSTRWWLLRHAPVPCPHGRITGRLDVACDTSEDEVFQSLARALPVNPVLVESGLIRCRQTAGALEAGGLLLPPPMVEPDLAEQDFGRWQGRSWMELEAAKDPDLAAFWADPATATPPGGESFAAMVERVRAAVEQITAAQAGRDILAVVHAGTVRAALAVALDLKPEQALRVAVKPLSLTRLDATASGWRVEMVNAQPYA from the coding sequence ATGAGTTCCCATTCCACCCGCTGGTGGCTGCTGCGCCACGCTCCGGTCCCCTGCCCCCACGGCCGCATCACCGGCCGCCTGGACGTGGCGTGCGACACCTCGGAGGACGAGGTCTTCCAGTCCCTGGCCCGCGCCCTGCCGGTCAATCCGGTCCTGGTGGAAAGCGGCCTGATCCGCTGCCGCCAGACGGCGGGGGCGCTGGAGGCCGGCGGCTTGCTGCTGCCGCCGCCCATGGTCGAGCCCGATCTGGCCGAGCAGGATTTCGGCCGCTGGCAGGGGCGGTCATGGATGGAACTGGAAGCCGCCAAGGACCCGGACCTCGCCGCCTTCTGGGCCGACCCGGCCACCGCCACCCCGCCCGGGGGCGAAAGTTTCGCCGCCATGGTGGAGCGGGTCCGCGCCGCCGTGGAGCAGATCACCGCCGCCCAGGCGGGGCGCGATATCCTGGCCGTGGTGCATGCGGGAACGGTCCGCGCCGCCCTGGCGGTGGCGCTGGATCTCAAGCCGGAACAGGCGCTGCGCGTCGCGGTCAAGCCGCTGTCACTGACCCGCCTCGACGCCACGGCTTCGGGCTGGCGCGTCGAAATGGTCAACGCCCAGCCCTATGCCTGA
- the cobS gene encoding adenosylcobinamide-GDP ribazoletransferase gives MSESPVIDENPLPRSWLGDAHLAAVFLTRLPLPDAGLGDLARSMRAFPLVGLGLGLGAAAVVWAAGGVLPPLAAALLAVLALVLVTGALHEDGLADLADGLGARGDRERRLEVMRDSRSGAFGVLALIFSVGLRVAALAAIPPGWSQCAALVAACALSRALIPAAMQVMGPARRDGLGAGAGCPDATIAATAAALGLLACLAGLGLGGTLAALLAALAAGGAVVWIARRALGGYTGDVLGAVQQATEIGVLLAAAGVLSP, from the coding sequence ATGAGCGAGTCACCTGTCATCGACGAGAATCCGCTGCCGCGATCCTGGCTGGGCGATGCCCATCTGGCGGCGGTGTTTCTTACCCGCCTGCCCCTGCCCGATGCCGGCCTGGGCGATCTGGCGCGGTCCATGCGCGCCTTTCCCCTGGTCGGGCTGGGCCTCGGCCTGGGAGCCGCCGCCGTCGTCTGGGCGGCGGGCGGCGTGCTGCCGCCCCTGGCCGCCGCCCTGCTGGCGGTGCTGGCCCTGGTGCTGGTCACCGGCGCCCTGCACGAGGATGGATTGGCCGACCTGGCCGACGGCCTGGGTGCACGCGGCGACCGCGAGCGCCGCCTGGAGGTGATGCGCGATTCCCGCAGCGGCGCCTTCGGGGTGCTGGCCCTGATCTTTTCCGTCGGCCTGCGCGTCGCCGCCCTGGCCGCCATTCCCCCGGGCTGGAGCCAATGCGCCGCCCTGGTGGCGGCCTGTGCCCTGTCGCGTGCCCTGATCCCCGCCGCCATGCAGGTGATGGGGCCGGCGCGACGCGACGGATTGGGAGCGGGCGCCGGCTGCCCCGACGCCACCATCGCCGCCACCGCCGCCGCGCTGGGCCTGCTGGCCTGCCTGGCAGGGCTGGGCCTCGGCGGCACCCTGGCCGCCCTGCTGGCCGCCCTGGCGGCGGGCGGCGCCGTGGTGTGGATCGCACGGCGCGCCCTGGGCGGCTATACCGGCGACGTGCTGGGCGCCGTGCAACAAGCCACAGAGATCGGCGTCCTGCTGGCCGCCGCAGGAGTCCTTAGTCCATGA